Proteins from a single region of Ananas comosus cultivar F153 linkage group 3, ASM154086v1, whole genome shotgun sequence:
- the LOC109708116 gene encoding NADH dehydrogenase [ubiquinone] 1 beta subcomplex subunit 10-B-like, which yields MVRKAKVEFDEQAPDGFDPANPYGDPVAMLEMREHLVREKWIQIETAKILRDRLRWCYRIEGVNHIQKCRHLARQYLDATRGVGWGKDSRPPELHGPKKDLDD from the exons ATGGTGCGGAAGGCGAAGGTGGAGTTCGACGAGCAGGCGCCGGACGGGTTCGACCCGGCGAATCCGTACGGGGACCCGGTGGCGATGCTGGAGATGCGGGAGCACCTGGTGCGGGAGAAGTGGATCCAGATCGAGACGGCCAAGATCCTCCGCGACCGCCTCCGCTGGTGCTACCGCATCGAGGGCGTCAACCACATCCAGAAGTGCCGCCACCTCGCCCGCCAGTACCTCGACGCCACCCGCGGCGTCGGCTGGGGCAAGGACTCCCGCCCCCCCGAACTCCACG GGCCCAAAAAGGATCTTGATGATTGA